A stretch of Campylobacter showae DNA encodes these proteins:
- the cas1 gene encoding CRISPR-associated endonuclease Cas1 has product MQKSDRTHFILSAGRLRRQDNNIYFDKFDDAGAVVASKILPINAIDEIYVLAKVQIDTYTMAFLADNNVLLHIFSPYQSFRGNFYPNTSNSVNKSGFVLLNQVRAFDDPLKRAYIAREITRAHILNDAANCKRHGVKFDVSPHIEALNAAADVPAIMAVEGAFQKLYYEKWNEIIADQKSFKFTVRSKRPPADKINSFISYVNTRIYNVCLSEIYKTELDPRIGFLHEPNYRALSLHLDLAEIFKPILGDTLIFSMLNKKEITAKDFQTDAGRIKFSNDAVQKIELKMIARLGETISLGGRDLTWRQVIRREANQIKKCICEDAPYEGFRWG; this is encoded by the coding sequence ATGCAAAAAAGCGATAGGACGCATTTTATTTTGAGCGCAGGCAGGCTTCGCAGGCAAGATAACAATATCTATTTTGATAAATTTGACGATGCAGGCGCGGTCGTCGCTAGTAAAATTTTGCCGATAAATGCGATCGATGAAATTTACGTGCTTGCAAAAGTGCAGATCGACACCTACACCATGGCGTTTTTGGCGGACAACAACGTCCTTTTGCACATTTTTAGCCCATATCAGAGCTTTCGCGGGAACTTTTATCCAAACACCTCAAACTCGGTCAATAAAAGCGGCTTTGTGCTACTAAATCAGGTCCGCGCCTTTGACGATCCGCTTAAGCGCGCCTACATCGCTCGCGAGATCACTCGTGCGCACATCCTAAACGACGCGGCAAATTGCAAAAGACACGGCGTAAAATTTGACGTCTCGCCCCACATAGAGGCGCTAAACGCTGCCGCGGACGTGCCTGCGATAATGGCGGTAGAAGGGGCGTTTCAAAAGTTATACTACGAAAAGTGGAACGAGATAATCGCGGATCAAAAAAGCTTTAAATTTACCGTCCGCTCTAAGCGCCCGCCCGCCGATAAAATCAACAGCTTCATAAGCTACGTAAATACGCGCATCTATAACGTCTGCCTCAGCGAAATTTACAAAACCGAGCTTGATCCGCGCATCGGCTTTTTGCACGAGCCAAACTACCGCGCGTTGAGCCTGCACCTCGATCTTGCGGAGATTTTTAAGCCGATTTTGGGCGATACGCTGATTTTTAGTATGCTAAATAAAAAAGAGATCACGGCAAAGGACTTTCAAACCGACGCCGGGCGGATAAAATTTAGCAACGACGCCGTGCAAAAGATCGAGCTAAAGATGATCGCAAGGCTTGGCGAAACGATCTCGCTGGGCGGGCGCGATCTCACGTGGCGGCAGGTGATCCGCCGCGAAGCTAATCAGATCAAAAAATGTATCTGCGAAGATGCGCCTTACGAGGGATTTAGGTGGGGGTAA
- the cas2 gene encoding CRISPR-associated endonuclease Cas2, whose translation MYVILFYDIAGAEQKEKNNANRIRKGVEKFLPRVQFSVFEGEIRESDFKKLSTMLQKECAPQLDSIVIYTFNSLKYSKRIVIGQDKSGALFS comes from the coding sequence ATGTACGTGATTTTATTTTACGACATCGCCGGCGCCGAGCAAAAAGAGAAAAACAACGCAAACCGCATCAGAAAGGGGGTCGAGAAGTTTTTGCCGCGAGTGCAGTTTTCCGTTTTTGAAGGCGAAATCCGCGAGAGCGATTTTAAAAAACTAAGCACAATGCTGCAAAAAGAGTGCGCCCCGCAGCTTGATTCTATCGTGATTTACACGTTTAATTCGCTGAAGTATTCCAAGCGTATAGTCATCGGACAGGATAAAAGCGGCGCGCTGTTTAGTTAA
- a CDS encoding Dna2/Cas4 domain-containing protein, with the protein MFCKDQITGTLVNYYVTCKREAWLYAHHIHADQEDENVLMGKALAEIKESNLQDFAFSNLKFDKLSKQRGHYLITEYKKSLKNELAGKMQLLFYVYLLKTGLNLKEVKGKLISGKKVILVDDSSENFALIEQILSEITALTNLERPPKFTQGKFCTNCAYSGYCAS; encoded by the coding sequence ATGTTTTGCAAAGACCAAATTACCGGCACGCTTGTTAATTATTACGTCACCTGTAAGCGCGAGGCGTGGCTTTACGCTCACCATATCCACGCAGATCAGGAGGATGAAAACGTGCTGATGGGCAAGGCGCTAGCGGAGATCAAAGAGAGCAATTTGCAGGACTTTGCATTTTCAAATTTAAAATTCGACAAACTTTCCAAGCAGCGCGGACATTATCTCATCACCGAATACAAAAAGAGCCTAAAAAACGAGCTTGCGGGCAAGATGCAGCTACTTTTTTACGTCTATCTTTTAAAAACGGGCTTAAATTTAAAAGAGGTAAAAGGCAAATTAATCAGCGGCAAAAAGGTGATTTTGGTGGATGATAGCAGCGAAAATTTCGCTCTAATCGAGCAAATTTTAAGCGAGATAACGGCACTCACAAACCTGGAGCGGCCGCCGAAATTTACGCAGGGTAAATTTTGCACAAACTGCGCTTATAGCGGATATTGCGCAAGTTGA
- a CDS encoding CRISPR-associated helicase/endonuclease Cas3, with amino-acid sequence MKESILFDEFWSHPNKLLENHIKNMISAGDEELDKQVKLYHDIAKLKNNFQIYIRDTSNDKLDKNHSFLSAYFFLLNSKFDEIPTLFGFLAIVSHHGDAVNLMTLARDANKFFKNLKELEYWEEVVNAAKNTQVYSGLSTKKDEFLDRAEKLRQYLILLQYKHKFTYEDFINFKSLYSNLVYSDKFEAIFSMPKQETKDIPVDVLESDIKTLPPNKKRDEFRNFVLNNFDENYKLFTLTAPTGYGKTLTALNFALKFNKSRIIYALPFTSIIDQTYDIIAKIYKNSDISVGKAHHKTTIDEKNLTEDDRYSKIKFLMESFSGEINVTTLYQLIFALFGNKNKDNVKFNQLKNSVVIIDEAQAIPYNFRKDFILLCEIISQRLGTIFIFMSATMPVIKSENFKEISNLEYFSRQDRYVIKWLDISGEEGLLEKICETARDKNTLVVVNTIKKAQELFVKLRDKFSCFCLNGYMYDDHKRATIEAVRCAINTNKDDPLASKILLISTQSIEAGVDLDFDVGFREVAPISSIIQTAGRVNRHFGEICGELYVFAEISKFTNLIYGDLQKVSKAILEIFKQREVRESEILEISNLYFQKISDQLENLYIQSEIKKLEFENINQKIEEIMNDNCKQTLIIEPEENFIKDFEAKIIEIKNSQNNEFTIRDILKNHIRKLSKFSINVTFKDKEKLTPNLRQIRGLKDMFYLPFGSSYFYSTDYGLKKDTNLDITDEVFD; translated from the coding sequence ATGAAAGAGTCTATTTTATTTGACGAGTTTTGGTCTCATCCAAATAAACTTTTAGAAAATCATATAAAAAATATGATCTCTGCCGGCGATGAAGAGCTGGATAAGCAGGTCAAGCTCTATCACGATATCGCAAAACTAAAAAATAATTTTCAAATTTACATCAGAGACACCTCAAACGACAAGCTGGATAAAAACCACTCATTTCTGTCGGCATATTTTTTCTTGCTAAACTCCAAATTTGATGAAATACCGACTCTGTTTGGCTTTCTTGCCATCGTTTCGCACCACGGCGATGCCGTAAATTTAATGACATTAGCTCGAGATGCTAATAAATTTTTTAAAAATTTAAAAGAGCTAGAATATTGGGAAGAAGTAGTTAACGCCGCTAAAAATACCCAGGTTTATTCGGGATTATCTACAAAAAAGGATGAGTTTTTAGATAGAGCGGAAAAGCTTCGTCAATACTTAATTTTATTGCAGTATAAACACAAATTTACTTATGAGGATTTCATAAATTTCAAAAGCCTATACTCAAATTTGGTTTATAGCGATAAATTTGAGGCTATCTTTAGCATGCCAAAACAGGAAACCAAAGATATACCGGTAGATGTTTTAGAGAGCGATATCAAAACATTACCGCCGAATAAAAAGCGAGATGAGTTTAGAAATTTTGTTTTAAACAATTTTGACGAAAATTACAAACTTTTTACTTTGACCGCGCCGACTGGATACGGCAAGACCTTGACTGCTCTAAATTTTGCCCTAAAATTTAATAAATCTCGCATAATTTATGCGCTTCCTTTTACTTCGATAATCGATCAAACCTACGATATAATTGCGAAAATTTATAAAAATAGCGATATTTCGGTTGGCAAGGCTCACCACAAAACGACGATAGACGAAAAAAATCTGACCGAAGATGATAGGTACTCTAAGATCAAATTTTTGATGGAATCTTTTAGCGGCGAGATAAACGTAACTACGCTTTATCAGCTTATATTTGCGCTATTTGGCAATAAAAACAAAGACAACGTCAAATTTAATCAGCTCAAAAATAGCGTCGTTATCATCGACGAGGCGCAAGCAATCCCATATAATTTTAGAAAAGATTTTATCCTGCTTTGCGAGATCATCTCGCAGCGGCTCGGCACTATTTTTATATTTATGTCGGCGACGATGCCGGTTATTAAAAGCGAAAATTTTAAAGAAATTTCAAATTTAGAGTATTTTTCAAGGCAGGATAGATACGTTATAAAATGGCTTGATATAAGCGGCGAAGAGGGGCTTTTAGAGAAAATTTGCGAAACCGCAAGAGATAAAAATACCCTCGTCGTCGTCAATACGATCAAAAAAGCACAGGAGCTGTTCGTAAAACTAAGAGATAAATTTAGCTGCTTTTGCCTAAACGGATATATGTATGATGATCACAAACGCGCTACTATCGAAGCGGTAAGGTGTGCAATAAATACAAATAAAGACGATCCGCTTGCAAGTAAAATTTTACTAATTTCCACGCAGTCTATCGAGGCGGGAGTGGATCTTGATTTTGACGTTGGATTTCGCGAAGTTGCGCCCATTAGCTCGATCATACAGACCGCAGGGCGCGTAAATAGGCATTTTGGAGAAATTTGTGGCGAGCTATACGTCTTTGCCGAAATAAGTAAATTTACAAATTTGATTTATGGCGATTTGCAGAAAGTAAGCAAAGCGATTTTAGAAATTTTCAAACAAAGAGAGGTGCGAGAGAGTGAAATTTTAGAAATTTCAAATTTGTATTTTCAGAAAATCAGCGATCAACTGGAAAATTTATATATACAAAGCGAGATAAAAAAGCTAGAATTCGAAAATATAAACCAAAAAATCGAAGAAATTATGAACGATAACTGCAAACAAACGCTAATAATCGAGCCCGAAGAAAATTTTATCAAGGATTTTGAAGCTAAGATTATCGAAATTAAAAATAGCCAAAATAACGAATTTACGATACGAGATATTTTAAAAAATCACATCAGAAAGTTATCGAAATTTAGCATAAACGTAACGTTTAAAGATAAAGAGAAATTGACGCCCAATTTAAGGCAAATACGCGGACTAAAGGATATGTTTTATCTGCCGTTTGGCTCGTCTTATTTTTATAGCACGGATTACGGGCTTAAAAAAGATACGAATTTGGACATCACGGATGAGGTATTTGACTAA
- the cas5 gene encoding CRISPR-associated protein Cas5, with product MSIIAFRLFGDYAHFSHPATIYSSLTYPVPPKTAIMGFLGAVIGEEEYFKLSSIKYSVKIDRQILKKSFVFNGIKFALSSNMHIEEGYQNAKEKKQFYRELICSPSYVVFLNLENLEQSYRDKIISNLKEHKTAFTPYLGINFCIADFSWIYIEICEKIAQDESFIDTFTLMEDFVFDGINENAKLTTVRMPCDCENGRIFKDFKDFVMEINGKEAIKSKNHGNIYQINDERVYFI from the coding sequence ATGAGCATTATTGCTTTTAGATTATTCGGCGATTACGCTCATTTTTCGCATCCGGCAACGATTTATTCTAGCTTAACCTATCCGGTGCCGCCAAAGACCGCTATAATGGGCTTTTTAGGCGCCGTTATAGGCGAGGAGGAGTATTTTAAGCTATCTAGCATCAAATACAGCGTAAAAATAGATAGGCAAATTTTAAAAAAGAGTTTTGTTTTTAACGGCATAAAATTTGCCCTCTCAAGCAATATGCACATAGAGGAAGGCTATCAAAACGCCAAGGAGAAAAAGCAGTTTTACAGAGAGCTCATCTGCTCGCCGTCTTATGTCGTATTTTTAAATTTAGAGAATTTAGAGCAAAGCTACCGGGATAAGATAATTTCAAATTTAAAAGAGCACAAAACTGCCTTTACGCCGTATCTTGGGATAAACTTTTGCATAGCCGATTTTAGCTGGATCTATATAGAAATATGTGAAAAAATAGCTCAAGACGAAAGTTTTATAGATACATTTACGCTTATGGAAGATTTTGTTTTTGATGGTATTAATGAAAATGCGAAATTAACTACGGTTAGAATGCCTTGCGACTGCGAAAATGGGCGAATTTTTAAAGATTTTAAAGACTTTGTAATGGAAATAAACGGCAAAGAAGCTATAAAATCTAAAAACCATGGAAATATATATCAGATAAACGATGAAAGAGTCTATTTTATTTGA
- the cas7b gene encoding type I-B CRISPR-associated protein Cas7/Csh2, which translates to MQKKEILFLWDGENWNPNGDMLKDNAPRCDDETGIAEVTDVRIKRTIRDEIMKKDEASIFIKEYRIEDVVLDAKTAIRQSINIKQSKSELQKEILSKFIDIRAFGGVLPISDRDEKKQDKEIKTAGVQFTGPVQFRLSKSLNKVEIEYVKGKGAFASDYDPNIEKKQSAQATFREEKFLRYAIFATYGIIDNYNAAKTGFNEADEAKILKALWHGTKNLTTRSKIGQTPRFMLIITYKDDTFAGDLNNSISLKSEKEDRAIRSINEYTIDFTNLKNKLTRYAANIEKIEYMSDYDFEAINKENFDSSWKKIEA; encoded by the coding sequence ATGCAGAAAAAAGAGATACTTTTTTTGTGGGACGGAGAGAATTGGAATCCAAACGGCGACATGCTAAAGGATAACGCTCCAAGATGCGATGATGAAACCGGCATAGCCGAGGTGACGGATGTGCGCATAAAAAGAACTATCAGAGACGAGATTATGAAAAAAGACGAGGCGTCGATTTTTATAAAGGAGTATAGGATAGAAGACGTCGTACTAGATGCTAAAACGGCGATCAGACAAAGCATAAACATAAAACAAAGCAAAAGCGAACTGCAAAAAGAAATTTTGTCTAAATTTATCGATATTCGCGCATTTGGCGGCGTGTTGCCTATTTCGGATAGAGACGAAAAAAAACAAGACAAAGAGATAAAAACCGCTGGCGTTCAGTTTACAGGGCCGGTACAGTTTAGACTAAGTAAATCTTTAAATAAAGTAGAGATAGAGTATGTAAAAGGCAAGGGCGCTTTTGCTAGCGATTATGATCCAAATATTGAAAAAAAACAAAGTGCGCAGGCGACTTTTAGAGAGGAAAAATTTTTAAGATACGCTATTTTCGCTACTTACGGCATTATCGATAATTATAATGCGGCAAAAACGGGCTTTAATGAAGCCGATGAAGCTAAAATTTTAAAAGCTTTGTGGCACGGTACTAAAAACTTAACGACTCGCTCCAAAATCGGCCAGACTCCAAGGTTTATGCTAATCATCACGTATAAAGACGATACGTTTGCGGGCGATCTAAACAATAGTATAAGCCTAAAAAGCGAAAAAGAAGATAGAGCGATAAGAAGTATCAACGAATACACTATCGACTTTACAAATTTAAAAAATAAACTCACAAGATATGCCGCAAATATAGAAAAAATAGAGTATATGAGCGATTATGATTTTGAAGCGATAAACAAAGAAAATTTTGATAGTAGTTGGAAAAAGATAGAGGCGTAA
- a CDS encoding TM1802 family CRISPR-associated protein, producing MGDIVKIFADIGEIYQKDEKRLKNDAYKYDTIKVYLCDIETKRIEPNLNISKDDLIICRFGVGANSGNLFPNSQFLSKEANKDEAKFIKGVLRSVSNLLSCFEPSDIEKDAILSMLPSINEGYFADIIDEIKGLDELKKEKGKKVATFFSLSYKGKPVSAYFKQIFENRISVKEQKSSYGYDILTNEKGIGGDANLAFCSVNEMPANMQFIKSKLLPLSAVSAKKVENGFKAIKDKLSHNFYGMKMAILPTILGSSVNLEEIIKILEETSKSDMKNIEMAEEVIKFSINDYLEIAAKKQENLPVLNTILFYTQSNAAIDLKLAIDDVLPSFISKISNLMGNFDIKAFYEKNSGTDETIYLQNLFEDRLSVMSFLLSRNKFDLEIMIERYSDLICYGSANKDYAEKLEWGKYFNDFYRQRTIDVIKKYQNFFNEIDVLNKKLVFQKECDLENLIDKKELIRELTKNSEFLNQDDALASAYLLGMLSAALINWQLGVNGGVSFSNWLDNCGSISRENLERIWTKCDEMIRKLKAASGKPNPNVENIKECLIEILPQVFFKESKIVKSSHTTLAFAMGGSDYRKFLKDKTK from the coding sequence TTGGGTGATATAGTTAAGATTTTCGCCGACATAGGCGAAATATATCAAAAAGATGAAAAGCGTCTCAAAAACGATGCCTACAAATACGATACAATCAAAGTATATCTCTGCGACATAGAAACCAAGCGAATAGAGCCGAATTTAAACATAAGCAAAGACGATCTGATAATATGTAGATTTGGCGTAGGCGCAAATTCCGGTAATCTTTTTCCAAATTCTCAATTTTTATCCAAAGAAGCAAATAAAGACGAAGCTAAATTTATAAAAGGCGTTTTGAGATCGGTTTCAAATTTGCTCTCGTGTTTTGAGCCGAGCGATATAGAAAAAGACGCTATTTTATCTATGTTACCTAGTATAAATGAAGGATATTTTGCCGATATTATAGATGAGATCAAAGGTCTTGATGAGCTAAAAAAGGAAAAAGGCAAAAAAGTCGCTACTTTTTTCTCGCTCTCATACAAGGGCAAGCCCGTTTCTGCCTATTTTAAACAAATTTTTGAAAATCGTATCAGCGTAAAAGAGCAAAAATCGTCCTATGGATACGATATTTTGACAAATGAAAAAGGTATAGGCGGCGATGCAAATTTAGCATTTTGCTCGGTAAATGAGATGCCTGCTAATATGCAATTTATCAAGTCAAAACTTTTGCCGCTAAGCGCCGTTAGCGCAAAAAAGGTAGAAAACGGCTTTAAAGCGATAAAAGATAAGCTATCGCACAATTTTTACGGTATGAAAATGGCGATTTTACCGACGATTTTGGGTAGCTCGGTAAATCTAGAAGAGATTATAAAAATACTAGAAGAAACTTCAAAAAGTGATATGAAAAATATTGAGATGGCCGAAGAAGTTATAAAATTTAGCATAAATGATTATCTTGAGATCGCTGCTAAAAAACAGGAAAATTTACCGGTTTTAAATACGATTTTATTTTATACGCAAAGCAACGCAGCTATCGATTTAAAGCTTGCGATAGATGACGTTTTGCCCTCTTTTATCTCTAAAATTTCAAATTTAATGGGCAATTTTGATATTAAAGCTTTCTATGAAAAAAACAGCGGAACCGATGAGACGATATATCTTCAAAATTTGTTTGAAGATAGGCTAAGCGTGATGAGCTTTTTACTGTCGCGAAATAAATTTGATTTAGAGATTATGATAGAAAGATATAGCGATTTGATTTGCTATGGTAGCGCCAATAAGGACTATGCGGAGAAATTAGAGTGGGGTAAATATTTTAACGATTTTTACAGGCAAAGAACGATTGATGTTATTAAAAAATATCAGAATTTTTTTAATGAGATCGACGTGTTAAATAAAAAACTAGTGTTTCAAAAGGAGTGCGATTTGGAAAATTTAATCGATAAAAAAGAACTGATTAGAGAGCTAACCAAAAATAGCGAATTTTTAAATCAAGATGACGCGCTTGCAAGCGCTTATTTACTAGGCATGCTAAGCGCAGCTCTGATAAACTGGCAGCTCGGCGTTAATGGCGGCGTATCGTTTAGCAACTGGCTTGATAACTGCGGCTCGATAAGCAGGGAAAATTTGGAGCGAATTTGGACTAAGTGCGATGAGATGATTAGAAAGCTTAAGGCAGCTTCCGGCAAACCAAATCCAAATGTTGAAAATATAAAAGAGTGTTTGATTGAAATTTTACCGCAAGTCTTTTTTAAAGAAAGCAAGATAGTAAAAAGCTCTCATACTACGCTTGCTTTTGCTATGGGCGGGAGTGATTATCGCAAATTTTTAAAAGATAAAACGAAATAA